The Pyrus communis chromosome 12, drPyrComm1.1, whole genome shotgun sequence genomic sequence CCTTCATCACAAAAACTGAACATAGTTCAAATCTCATCATGTTACACTTTTATTGTATTCATCAATTTGTAATTATTTTCCTTGTGTTTTCTCCAAAGAAACATTCCACAAAATCCAATACTCAATCAGGAAAGAAATACACAAAAATCTTCTTCTCTTGATCTCTCGTCTTGAATCCGCGAACCAAACGGACCCTTTCTTTTTTACGGCCTAAACCTTTGCCGGCACGACTGGCAAGTGATCTCCATGCACGTAGAGTCCATCTGAAGCATTGCCTTCTCCTTCATTCTCTCAGCCTTCTCCACttcctctctcgctctctcccaCACGTTCCGGGCACGCGCAAACTCCGACTGAGCCAACTCCATCTCTCTCCTCGTCAGCTCCCTCACTCGCTCCGCGTAGGCCTTCTCCATTGCCGCCAGTCTGATTTGCTCCGCCGCCTGCCATTTCAAAGACTCCACGCGGCCGGCTGCCTTGGGATTCAAGGCATCAAACTCGGAAGTGTTTGGATTTGCGAAGACGTAATGATCCGAGGAAGAAGGTTTGGCTGGCCTTACACTGATTGATAATTGTAGGTCAAGCTGGGAATTATTAGGCCCTTCCTGCACCGCTGACTTTGATCGATGATATCTTACTGAAGAACCCGACGGCCGAGATGTCATAAAGTGAGGAGACGGGAGGAGCtgcaactccttttgatcatCTCCATCCATTGGagataaaaaagaagcaaatgaaaGGTTTTGAGTAGAGATATGACTGATGCAAAATAGCTTGTGCGATATTCCAAAACTTGTGTGCCCTATATATACACGCAACTCAAGCAAACCCAAATTACCATCATGCCCATGTTTAATGTTAATTTGTGGATTATTCAAAGGGATAATGGAACTTAATCTAGAAAGTCAAAAATACTAATCAAGAGAGTCGCCTATTTATTGTCAAACAGTCTCACATGTtatattatttcaaaattaattatttaaaagagAAGTCAAGGAGATTAATCaatcaaagaataaaaaaaggCATAACGGGTGATGAAGATAGATAACGAGGATATTTAACATATAATTTGAGAAATCTTCCCTTGTCAAACTGTCTCACATGTTATATTATAATATCCGCCTTAGACATTTATAACCTTCATTTGCATATAGTTTGATAAATGTTTTATGGTCAAACAGTCTTTACATA encodes the following:
- the LOC137711612 gene encoding zinc finger protein SHOOT GRAVITROPISM 5-like, whose protein sequence is MDGDDQKELQLLPSPHFMTSRPSGSSVRYHRSKSAVQEGPNNSQLDLQLSISVRPAKPSSSDHYVFANPNTSEFDALNPKAAGRVESLKWQAAEQIRLAAMEKAYAERVRELTRREMELAQSEFARARNVWERAREEVEKAERMKEKAMLQMDSTCMEITCQSCRQRFRP